A single window of Anopheles moucheti chromosome 2, idAnoMoucSN_F20_07, whole genome shotgun sequence DNA harbors:
- the LOC128309816 gene encoding kinesin-like protein costa → MNIPLKVVVRLWSDQSAENKTCNRASDDQQDEDENHLKSAGGRTFRFSHVYRAPISNQLLYFESVAGLMESVLEGYDFSIVTYGAKGTGKTYTLYGGPNGNAGTHEDDGIVLCFVRDLFCRLNAHPERMFSISIAWSEITASGDVIDVLENAAMVQCFSVEDTYALLGLGLHRRNGENHSILSLVLEQQWTSVGGMNQHRQSTISFCDLRGSEREMVEKELLPLDTGLRKLEDIVVRRSEQYNESVLTAFLKDSFGGRAQTLLLLCVASSALEADSIVHDLEFGERAEEIVNHVVMNTFSDNNVPIVALNEHDPLGGPNNNIDGLYFASQQWAKLLKNAECLFTKLFSTCELNQTERSQIEEWLYLKAECDDCFSSTDISLATGAQPVRACLGPIEEIDEAEDNTVHGSSKDPYHSDNESDSDICTHLTDVSDRIQSYIKTFQAKTNNLIMEKYQDFFQTHPAGVDALESGDHERKVQPSDGGGNFHNPARRKSIFDGETVSSTELALMLPLKSGSVPVAPTVLDKKLETLNSNLRICQTSIESLHAQIEEIRRTIALKQKYITDLIENSETRSVAKSRFSKKKHKLEAEYEKAKKQLRKAVVNGTNKEEINRLKMQTSQLEQRLKDLESIGFIAGESGHKKKKLQQSIKDSQKQLDVLQRMLKKELDRKESLEKELETTQKESRAGRTNNNSGLQELTESKSKIRNMNDRISHIEHVLKEKSSNLKKYVNKKSAEKESLRCEIRNLRRTRDHLVEQRCQLDRKIREDKMPSFDEERKLVECDEAIEAIDAAIEMKNELICGRKSIDTDESLQREKGEQMLMARLNKLSLDEMRTLLYKYFQKVVDLKEASRKLELQFISLEREKDAWEWQEKILTNTIRQTRLEKERSIVALQKQHETKLNLMLRHFAADTSASISSTIPDSVLPPYHTQTEFVLGSGSARYHHHHVQYESDGGTSSEPQLLAGHSASKQLAHYKPNALPVSGPSGVLGHTANSALTQHHRSSGAGTVQTPLVAIAEKEHRPKSKLFSKLQVLSRYHGSDKRKIFQSDIPQQNLKQLQGASRPSLTKVTREKNKIIIQSDGGNK, encoded by the coding sequence ATGAACATACCGCTCAAGGTTGTGGTGCGTCTGTGGTCTGACCAGTCGGCGGAGAATAAAACGTGCAACCGTGCCAGCGATGACCAGCAGGATGAGGATGAGAACCATCTCAAAAGTGCCGGAGGGCGTACGTTCCGCTTTTCGCACGTATACCGCGCACCGATCAGCAACCAGCTGCTGTACTTTGAGTCCGTCGCTGGTCTCATGGAATCCGTGCTGGAAGGGTACGACTTCTCCATCGTCACGTACGGTGCCAAGGGCACGGGCAAAACGTACACCCTGTACGGCGGTCCAAATGGCAACGCGGGAACACACGAAGACGACGGCATTGTGTTATGCTTTGTGCGGGATCTCTTTTGTCGCCTGAATGCACACCCGGAGCGTATGTTTTCGATCAGCATTGCGTGGAGTGAAATCACCGCCAGTGGTGATGTGATCGATGTGCTGGAGAATGCCGCCATGGTGCAGTGTTTCTCGGTGGAAGACACGTACGCACTGCTCGGGCTAGGACTGCACCGACGCAATGGAGAAAATCACAGTATTCTTAGCTTAGTTCTGGAGCAGCAATGGACGTCCGTTGGGGGGATGAACCAGCACCGCCAGTCCACCATCAGCTTTTGTGATTTGCGTGGTTCCGAGCGGGAAATGGTAGAAAAGGAACTACTTCCACTCGATACAGGTTTGCGCAAGCTTGAAGACATCGTTGTTAGACGCAGCGAACAGTACAATGAGTCAGTGTTGACTGCTTTTTTGAAGGATTCTTTCGGTGGCCGGGCCCAAACCCTGCTGCTACTGTGTGTGGCATCATCCGCACTGGAAGCGGACAGTATTGTGCATGATCTGGAGTTTGGCGAACGGGCGGAAGAAATTGTGAACCACGTTGTGATGAACACCTTTTCGGATAATAACGTTCCGATCGTGGCGTTAAACGAACACGATCCACTCGGCGGTCCGAACAACAACATCGACGGGCTGTACTTTGCCTCCCAGCAGTGGGCCAAACTGCTGAAGAATGCGGAATGTCTGTTTACGAAGCTTTTCAGCACGTGCGAGCTCAACCAAACGGAACGGAGTCAGATCGAAGAATGGTTGTATCTGAAGGCGGAATGTGATGATTGCTTTAGCTCGACCGACATTAGCCTTGCGACCGGTGCCCAGCCCGTCCGCGCGTGTCTCGGACCGATCGAGGAGATCGATGAAGCCGAAGACAATACGGTGCACGGTAGCAGTAAGGATCCGTACCACTCGGACAATGAGAGTGATTCCGACATCTGTACGCATCTAACGGACGTTAGTGATCGTATCCAGAGTTACATCAAAACGTTCCAAGCTAAAACGAACAATCTGATCATGGAAAAGTATCAAGACTTTTTTCAAACGCATCCCGCCGGAGTTGATGCACTGGAATCGGGTGATCACGAGCGAAAAGTGCAACCGTCCGATGGGGGAGGTAATTTTCACAATCCCGCTAGAAGGAAATCAATCTTTGACGGTGAAACGGTAAGCAGCACCGAGCTGGCACTAATGTTGCCGCTGAAAAGTGGATCCGTGCCCGTGGCACCGACCGTGCTGGACAAAAAGCTGGAAACGCTGAACAGTAATCTTCGCATTTGCCAAACCAGCATCGAATCGTTGCATGCACAGATCGAAGAAATACGCCGCACGATCGCGCTCAAGCAGAAGTACATAACGGATCTGATCGAGAACAGTGAGACGCGCTCGGTGGCCAAATCACGCTTTAGCAAGAAAAAGCATAAGCTTGAGGCGGAATACGAAAAGGCGAAAAAGCAACTCCGCAAGGCTGTCGTGAACGGTACGAACAAAGAGGAAATCAATcgactgaaaatgcaaacaTCACAGCTTGAGCAGCGGTTAAAAGATCTGGAATCGATCGGTTTCATTGCCGGTGAGTCGGGacacaagaagaaaaagctgCAACAATCCATCAAGGACTCGCAGAAGCAGCTCGACGTACTGCAGCGCATGCTGAAGAAAGAGCTCGACCGGAAAGAATCGCTCGAAAAGGAGCTCGAAACGACTCAGAAAGAGTCGCGTGCAGGGCGaacgaacaacaacagcggCTTGCAAGAGCTGACCGAGAGCAAGAGCAAAATTCGCAACATGAACGATCGCATCTCGCACATCGAGCACGTGCTGAAGGAAAAGTCGAGCAATTTGAAGAAGTACGTTAACAAAAAGAGCGCCGAAAAGGAATCACTTCGCTGCGAGATACGCAACCTGCGACGGACGCGTGACCATCTGGTCGAGCAACGGTGTCAGTTGGATCGGAAGATACGTGAAGACAAGATGCCATCGTTCGACGAGGAGCGCAAGCTGGTCGAGTGTGACGAAGCGATCGAGGCGATCGATGCTGCGATCGAGATGAAGAACGAGCTAATCTGTGGACGGAAGAGCATCGATACGGATGAAAGTTTGCAGCGCGAGAAGGGCGAACAGATGCTGATGGCGCGGTTGAACAAGCTGTCGCTTGACGAGATGCGCACACTGCTGTACAAATATTTCCAGAAGGTGGTCGATCTGAAGGAAGCGAGCCGGAAGCTGGAGCTGCAGTTCATTTCGCTCGAGCGCGAAAAAGACGCCTGGGAGTGGCAGGAAAAGATCCTCACCAACACCATCCGCCAGACGCGGTTGGAGAAGGAGCGATCGATCGTGGCACTGCAGAAGCAGCACGAAACGAAGCTGAATCTAATGCTGCGCCATTTCGCCGCCGATACGTCCGCATCGATCTCGAGCACCATACCGGACAGTGTGCTTCCGCCGTACCACACGCAGACGGAATTTGTGCTAGGGTCGGGCTCGGCACGgtaccatcaccatcacgtGCAGTACGAGTCGGACGGTGGTACAAGCAGCGAACCCCAACTGCTCGCCGGACACAGCGCTTCCAAACAGTTGGCACACTACAAGCCGAACGCACTTCCCGTTTCGGGCCCATCCGGCGTACTGGGCCACACCGCAAATTCCGCCCTTACGCAGCATCATCGTAGCAGTGGTGCAGGGACGGTACAAACACCACTGGTGGCGATCGCCGAGAAGGAGCATCGGCCGAAGAGTAAACTGTTCTCGAAGTTGCAGGTCCTGTCCCGCTACCACGGTAGCGATAAGCGGAAAATCTTCCAATCCGACATTCCGCAACAGAATCTCAAACAGCTCCAGGGCGCATCGAGACCCTCGCTTACGAAGGTGACGCGCGAAAAGAACAAAATCATCATCCAGAGTGATGGGGGCAACAAATAG
- the LOC128297653 gene encoding zinc finger protein 681-like — translation MQFTCVICEEVHSVTQIKKLLDVSTIFYKLTSLEVSQLNDIQSLNICNGCNQKLFDFDNFRTLCLAGYEKLTQDRKETLQECTNNSDEIYDQAVYEEDNKYDASADNALLEETRVVEIITLNSITPEDDSIVVKGETFEAVDQTISSEDDTKNEDSKDKRPPIKRIDLKCHLCDQRFRSQNRLDGHIRVHQGLKPALCKICGKDFTDWRNLKRHNAEKHLKLDHGNFRCDYEGCNLSFTTGKGFKSHKRKHDPDYVRPVPKKCICEMCGKTFSSQGALKKHSYIHTGGMPFHCEKCNKSYPTSYKLKVHMMRHQGIKNFECSYCGLKKTTSDELKMHMNYHTKEKVHTCNYCGQKFLTSGNFARHIKLVHRGIKEFKCTYCERTFGKAETLKNHVMTHTGEKPYKCSVCLKQFIQSYAFQTHIKTHDKQKRGKCGGAATSGSVKATQSTDPP, via the exons ATGCAATTTACTTGCGTTATTTGTGAAGAAGTGCATAGCGTAACGCAAATTAAAAAGCTGTTGGATGTTTCGACAATATTCTATAAGCTAACATCATTAGAG GTTTCCCAATTAAACGATATTCAATCACTAAATATTTGTAACGGATGCAATCAGAAGCTGTTCGATTTTGATAATTTTCGAACACTCTGTTTGGCAGGTTACGAGAAGCTTACGCAG GATCGTAAAGAAACGCTACAGGAATGCACGAATAACAGCGACGAAATATACGATCAAGCTGTTTATGAAGAAGATAATAAATACGATGCATCTGCTGACAACGCGCTGCTAGAGGAAACCCGAGTTGTAGAAATAATCACCTTAAACAGTATTACGCCGGAAGATGATAGCATTGTGGTGAAAGGTGAAACCTTTGAGGCCGTCGATCAAACCATTTCCTCGGAAGACGATACCAAAAATGAAGATAGCAAAGATAAACGACCGCCTATTAAACGTATCGATTTAAAATGCCATTTGTGCGACCAAAGGTTTCGGTCCCAGAATCGATTGGACGGTCACATACGGGTGCACCAAGGTTTGAAGCCCGCGTTGTGTAAGATTTGTGGAAAAGATTTTACCGACTGGAGGAACCTAAAAAGGCACAATGCGGAAAAACACTTGAAGCTTGATCATGGTAACTTTCGGTGTGATTATGAAGGTTGCAACCTATCGTTTACCACTGGCAAGGGTTTTAAGAGCCACAAGAGGAAGCACGATCCGGACTATGTTAGGCCCGTGCCGAAGAAATGCATCTGCGAAATGTGtggtaaaacattttcttctcaGGGAGCATTGAAG AAACATTCATACATTCACACGGGCGGTATGCCGTTTCACTGTGAGAAATGCAACAAAAGCTATCCTACCTCGTACAAGCTGAAGGTGCACATGATGCGACATCAGGGTATCAAGAATTTCGAATGTTCTTACTGTGGGTTGAAAAAAACCACTTCCGACGAACTGAAAATGCATATGAACTATCACACGAAGGAGAAAGTCCATACCTGCAACTATTGCGGACAAAAGTTTTTAACTTCAG GCAATTTTGCGAGGCACATTAAACTTGTACACCGTGGCATTAAGGAATTCAAGTGTACGTACTGCGAACGAACGTTTGGTAAGGCGGAAACTTTGAAGAATCATGTCATGACGCATACCGGGGAAAAGCCGTATAAATGCTCCGTGTGTTTGAAACAGTTCATTCAATCGTACGCATTCCAAACACACATCAAAACTCACGATAAGCagaaaaggggaaaatgtGGCGGAGCAGCAACCAGTGGAAGCGTGAAAGCTACGCAGTCCACAGATCCACCGTGA
- the LOC128307877 gene encoding uncharacterized protein LOC128307877, whose amino-acid sequence MSLPKEWNLQTSQECLNQYLRPQSLFSEDIEIQPHADDNRLFDGVYHPSIPEQRCRAPLNAALLAEFENSGSMFSIQSAPVVTACKEPAINPDDTAAVPPALACTKFTGDGGATLLDDFGPPPQPMSGTGTAGRNDTLLRPSSLALDTHYNLVKPLSGVEPQPSTELDEDDNENLLTVSSLTARPLIAKSREIRNKKQKLHIQRQRKQVASDTSEDDDDGPPDGGYGWIIVFGAFSVQFWVAGLVKSYGVLYVEIMENFPNASATTASWIPAILSALCLVLAPLSSALCQRFSCRIVVIIGGVFCGLGLTLSYFATSMYHLLFTFGILTGIGGGLSTTPGIVIVSQYFEKHRALANGITISGTAAGSFVFPMLIERLIHLFGFHGTLLILGGCMLHVCVSGALYRPLEKKPDLEPSKEGTQFSSRSDFRENLGHLSSSEDHLSKRCLEDLFLDDQNRNNSVTSESNKFVNITEKTLQESEDELKDILTSAIFLKPISSIRSCSILHSVEDLSTDSTCVYKNRASGYDSKRNSMRYKQQHLHHRQDTQPRPPQLPEPIGSQTTLGMAEGGACGDAPLLGPLLLAPNDLDKSVNTTQEAVGVVVPAKTIATGAIPTVMSSNNMCAMVPTKGLAQNNNRGLSKSMIIPTPVGDLDEIFDEDPYTAYNATCLEKISQYLDITLLQDITFILMCLSVALMSVGCPYMLYYLPAYVISAGYTKSEAGYLVAVSAALDLIGRLALGWLSDLDLFDRKKAYIVCILGAGTAVLTIPTSSNAWFVIVISSGCYGLCLGSWYLLVPVLLADLFGTERISSSYGLVRMFQSIGAISVPPLAGLLRDLSGGYEICFYCMGVCMVMGSVPLIAIILRDSIALKDKRLQLGPTA is encoded by the exons ACATCGCAGGAGTGTCTTAATCAGTACCTGCGCCCACAAAGCCTCTTTTCGGAGGATATCGAAATACAACCCCACGCGGATGATAACCGACTCTTCGATGGCGTCTACCATCCATCCATACCGGAACAGCGATGCCGGGCGCCTCTCAATGCCGCCCTGCTGGCCGAGTTCGAGAACAGTGGATCCATGTTCTCGATCCAGTCCGCACCGGTCGTTACGGCATGCAAGGAACCCGCCATCAACCCGGACGATACCGCGGCCGTACCACCTGCGCTGGCCTGCACCAAGTTTACCGGTGACGGCGGTGCAACCCTGCTGGATGACTTCGGGCCACCACCGCAACCGATGTCCGGAACGGGCACCGCAGGGCGTAACGATACCTTACTTCGACCATCCTCACTGGCGCTCGATACGCACTACAACCTGGTCAAGCCACTCAGCG GTGTTGAGCCCCAGCCTTCGACCGAACTGGACGAGGATGACAACGAGAACCTGTTGACTGTCTCGAGTTTAACCGCACGGCCGCTGATAGCGAAATCTCgtgaaataagaaataaaaa ACAAAAGCTTCATATCCAGAGGCAACGAAAGCAGGTTGCATCGGATACGagcgaagatgatgatgatggtccgCCCGACGGTGGTTACGGTTGGATCATCGTGTTCGGTGCATTCTCGGTCCAGTTCTGGGTGGCCGGACTGGTCAAATCGTACGGTGTGCTGTACGTGGAGATCATGGAAAACTTCCCGAACGCATCGGCCACGACCGCATCGTGGATACCGGCTATCCTGTCCGCATTGTGTCTGGTACTGGCGCCACTATCCAGTGCACTGTGTCAGCGCTTTTCCTGCCGTATCGTGGTCATCATCGGTGGTGTGTTCTGTGGACTCGGGTTGACACTGAGCTACTTTGCGACCAGCATGTATCATTTGCTTTTCACCTTCGGCATTCTCACCG GAATTGGCGGAGGTCTCTCGACGACACCGGGAATTGTTATAGTGTCCCAGTACTTTGAGAAGCATCGCGCCTTGGCAAATGGGATCACCATCTCCGGTACGGCGGCTGGAAGTTTCGTGTTCCCGATGCTTATCGAACGTTTGATACATCTGTTCGGATTTCACGGTACCTTGCTCATACTGG GAGGCTGTATGCTGCACGTATGTGTATCGGGCGCACTCTACAGACCGCTCGAGAAGAAGCCAGATCTTGAACCATCGAAGGAGGGTACCCAATTCTCGTCCCGTAGCGATTTCCGCGAAAACCTTGGCCATCTTAGCTCGTCGGAAGATCACCTGAGCAAACGCTGCTTGGAGGATCTGTTTCTGGACGATCAAAACCGCAACAACAGCGTTACGAGCGAGAGCAACAAGTTCG TCAACATAACGGAAAAAACGCTCCAAGAAAGTGAAGACGAACTGAAAGATATCCTCACGAGTGCAATCTTTCTTAAGCCCATTTCGTCGATCCGTAGCTGCAGTATTCTGCACTCGGTCGAGGATCTGAGCACCGATTCGACCTGCGTCTATAAGAACCGCGCCAGTGGCTATGACTCGAAGCGGAACAGTATGCGCTACAAGCAGCAGCACCTTCACCATCGACAGGACACGCAACCACGCCCACCGCAGCTGCCCGAACCGATCGGATCGCAGACCACGCTGGGTATGGCCGAAGGTGGCGCGTGCGGTGATGCACCACTGTTGGGACCACTGCTGCTGGCACCGAACGACCTGGACAAGTCGGTGAATACCACGCAGGAAGCGGTAGGAGTTGTTGTTCCAGCGAAAACGATTGCTACCGGCGCTATACCAACGGTAATGAGCTCGAACAACATGTGCGCGATGGTACCGACGAAGGGACTGGCCCAGAACAACAATCGGGGATTGAGCAAGAGCATGATCATTCCCACACCGGTCGGCGATCTGGACGAGATCTTTGACGAGGATCCATACACGGCATACAACGCAACGTGTCTGGAAAAGATTAGTCA ATATCTGGACATTACGCTCCTCCAGGACATCACGTTCATACTAATGTGCCTCTCGGTAGCTTTAATGTCGGTTGGATGTCCGTACATGCTTTACTATCTGCCAGCGTACGTAATTTCTGctg GTTACACCAAATCGGAGGCAGGATATTTGGTTGCTGTCAGTGCGGCCTTAGACTTGATCGGACGCCTTGCCTTGGGCTGGCTGTCGGATTTGGATCTGTTCGATCGGAAGAAGGCTTACATTGTCTG CATTCTAGGTGCTGGAACGGCTGTACTTACCATTCCGACGAGCAGTAACGCTTGGTTTGTGATTGTGATCAGCTCTGGATGCTACGGACTGTGTTTGGGCAGCTGGTACCTACTGGTTCCGGTACTACTGGCCGACCTGTTCGGGACGGAACGTATTAGCTCCAGCTATGGCTTGGTTCGGATGTTCCAAAGTATTGGTGCAATCTCGGTGCCACCACTAGCAG GTTTACTGCGCGACCTATCCGGTGGGTATGAAATCTGCTTCTACTGCATGGGGGTTTGTATGGTGATGGGCAGCGTACCGTTGATTGCCATTATACTGCGCGATTCGATCGCACTGAAGGACAAACGGCTCCAACTGGGCCCGACGGCATAA